In the Prochlorococcus marinus str. MIT 9312 genome, TCTAACATGACATGCTCCTCCCCCTTTAATTAATTGAAAACCCGGATCAACTTCATCTGCTCCATCAATAGCTAAATCGATTTGAGAAACAGAAGCCAAATCAATAAGTGGGATATCCAGTTCGAGCGCTAAAACTTCTGATTGAAAGGAAGTTGCAACACCTTTTATATTTTGCAGTTTTCCAGAACGAATTGCATCAGCAAGGCTTTTTATCATAAGCACAGCTGTAGAACCAGATCCTAATCCGAGAATCATGTCACTCTTTACTTCCTCAATTGCTGCTTCAGCAACTATTTGTTTCATTTGAGTTTGTGAATTCAAAATCTTTTTTTCTATTGTTATAGATTATTAAATTTCAATGAGCGATTTATGTCAAACCTGGTAGAGGTTCTGGTTTGATATTTATCTTTATCTCTTTATTATCTCTTAAAACATTTAAAAGGAATACTTTTCCTATCTGAGCTTTTTCAACTTCATCTAGCAAAGCTTTAGGTTCTTCTATAGAGATGTTTTCGGCTGCTATAACTAAATCACCTCTTCTTAAACCAGCTTTTTCAGCAGGACTATTAGGTATGACTGATTGAATAAGAGCCCCATTTCGTTCAGGTAATTGGACTAATGAATTGGGGTCTTGATTATGTTCTTTAGCAATTCTAGGATTCAAAGAAATTAATTGAACCCCTAAATATGGATGAATAACTTCACCATTATTGAGAAGCTGATCAGAAACACTTTTAGCTAGATTAATAGGTATTGCGAAACCTAGACCAGCTCCAGGGCCACTTCTTACCAATGTATTGATTCCTATTACTTCACCATTAGAATTAATAAGTGGTCCTCCAGAATTCCCAGGATTTATTGCCGCATCAGTCTGAATAAGATCAAGCCTTTTATCTGAAAACCCTAGACTATTAATATCCCTATGTAAACTACTTACAATTCCTAAGGTAACTGTTTTTTCTAGACCATAGGGAGTACCTAGTGCTATTGCCCAATCTCCAACTTGAAGATCTTCAGAATTTCCAAGGGGAGCAAAACTAGAAAATGTAGATTCCTCAATTTTTACTAAAGCCAGGTCAGTTACTGCATCTGTTCCCAAAACTTGGCCATCGCAAATACTTCCATCTGCCAAAGTCACTAAAACATCATCAACTCTGTCTACGACATGAGCATTAGTAAGAACCAAACCATTCTCATTAATAATTACTCCAGAACCTTGACCTCTCTCTCTCTCAGGTGTAATTCCTTGCTCCCCAAGCAAATCCCTCAATAAAGGGTCCAGTAAAGTTGGATCAAATTGTTGCCTCTCAACGAATCGCTCAGTATCAATTTTTACCACTGCAGGTCCAACATTTCTAACCGCAGATGATACGAAATTGTGACTATCAGAAGAAGTCAAGGCTAAAACTTCAGCTCTTTGAGAGAAATTAACTAAACAAAAACAAACAATAATGAATATTTGGATTAAATTAATTAATTTAATCTTGAGAAACTTCATTTATTTAATAGTTTTTTAAAATTTATTGAGTAAATCTAATTGAAGAAATATATATTTGTTGTTTTTTTGTTTACATCCATAAAAATATAAATTTTTGAATTTTTTATAAAAAAAACTTTTTATATGTGAAAATAATTTTAAATCAATTTATATAAATAAATTTGAACAAAGAACAAAAAAGTAGACTAGAAAACCTTTTAGAAAAAGTTGCAAATGTATTGGATTACAAAATCTGCAGTGTAAATTTACAAACTAATCAGAATCCAATCGTTATTAAAATTATTATAAAAAAAACTAACGGTGATGATATTTCACTAGATGATTGTGCGTTATTTAATACCCCAGCATCTGAAGAAATAGAGAATTCAAATCTTTTAAAATGTTCATATGTGTTAGAAATTAGTAGTCAAGGGGTCAGTGATGAATTAACCTCAGAAAGAGACTTCAAAACTTTTAAGGGTTTTCCAGTTAATGTTGAGTTAAACCAGAAGAATTCAAAAATAAAATTTCTCAATGGTTTACTTTATGAAAAGTCTAAAGATTATTTAGCCATTAACATAAAAGGTAAGATTAAAAAAATCCCTTTTAATGAAGTACTCAAGATTAGTCTTTGCACATTAAAAGATTAATTAATTTTCAACCATTATTCAATTTCCCATCATAGATGGCATTAGTTATTCTACCAGGTTTAAACAATCTCATTGAGGACATTAGTGAGGAAAAAAAGTTACCTCCTAATATTGTGGAACTAGCCTTGCGCGAAGCTTTATTAAAAGGATACGAAAAATATAGAAAAACTTTTTACATTGGAGTTGTTGAAGATCCATTTGATGAAGAATATTTTAATAATTTTGATGTTGGACTAGATCTAGATGAAGAAGGTTATAGGGTATTATCGAGTAAAATAATTGTTGAAGAGGTTGAGAGCGAAGATCATCAAATATCTCTAGCTGAAGTTAAACAGGTAGCTGAAGATGCTCAAATAGGTGACACAGTTGTTTTAGACGTTACTCCAGAAAAAGAGGATTTTGGACGAATGGCTGCTTCAACAACAAAGCAAGTGTTAGCCCAAAAATTAAGAGATCAACAAAGAAAAATGATCCAGGAAGAATTTGCGGATTTGGAAGACCCTGTTTTAACTGCAAGAGTTATAAGATTTGAAAGGCAATCAGTCATTATGGGAGTAAGTTCTGGTATTGGTAGACCTGAAGTTGAGGCCGAACTTCCCAAGAGAGATCAATTACCTAATGATAATTACAGAGCAAATGCAACTTTTAAAGTATTTTTGAAAGAAGTTAGCGAAATAGCCAGAAAAGGACCACAACTTTTTGTCAGTAGAGCAAATGCTGGTTTAGTGGTTTATTTATTTGAAAATGAAGTCCCGGAAATTCAAGAAGGTACAGTAAAAATTGTTGCTGTTTCAAGAGAAGCAAACCCTCCTTCAAGAGGTGTTGGCCCAAGAACGAAAGTAGCAGTAGACAGTGTAGAACAAGAAGTGGACCCCGTAGGAGCGTGTATTGGGGCTAGAGGAGCGAGAATTCAACAAGTAGTTAATGAACTAAGAGGAGAAAAAATTGATGTTATAAAATGGTCATCTGATCCAATACAGTATATTTTAAACTCTTTAAGTCCTGCGAAAGTTGATCAAGTAAGACTAGTTGACCCAGCAGGGCAACATGCCCATGTACTAGTTCCTCCTGATCAATTGAGTCTCGCAATTGGTAGAGAAGGCCAAAATGTAAGACTTGCCGCAAGATTAACTGGTTGGAAGATTGATGTTAAAAACTCACATGAATACGATCAGAAAGCTGAAGATGCGGCAGTATCTGAATTAATCATTCAAAGGGAAGATGAAGAGAATCTCCAGCGAGAAGCTGAGCTAAGATTAGAAGCAGAACAAGCTGAGCGCGCTGCAGAAGATGCAAGATTAAGAGAGCTTTATCCCCTTCCAGAAGATGATCAAGAATATGAAGAAGAAGAACAATACGGAGAAGGAGACTTATCAGATAATGACCAATTAGAGACTCTTCAAGATAGTGAAATTGCCGCAAAAGAGGAGAGAAAGCGGTGATACAACAAAGACCTGTTTTGCGTATATGCATTTCATGTAGAAAAACATATGACAGGAAAAATCTTTTAAAGATTACCAAAGATCATAAGCAAGGCATTATGTTTCATAAGGGAATGGGGCGATCAGCTTACATTTGCAAGTCAAACAAATGTTACTCAGATTCCAAGATCAAAAAAAAGCTTCAAAAAGCTTTAAAAACATTTTTAGAACCTCAATTTATTGAAATTTTTGAAAAAGAAATTACAAGCTATAATGACTATCCCATTGAGGGAATATAATTAAATTAAATCCTCTTTAATTTCAAAAAGAGTACAAATCAGATTAAATGACTATCAGCGATAAAATCAGAATTTACGAACTTTCCAGAGACTTAAATCTGGAAAATAAAGATATATTGGATGCCGCTCAAAAACTCTCAATTTCAGTAAAAAGCCATAGCAGTTCTATTAGTGTAGAAGAGGCAAAAAAAATAAAAAATCTTATTAATAAAAAGAATTCAGATAAACAAATACTTTCTATTAATAAACCTTCAAATAAAAAAGATAATTACAAACAAAACAAAGAAGATAAATCTCCTGTCATTTCTTCTGTCAAAGGGAAACCTCTCAAAGATAATTCAAACAAAAAACAACTATTGAACAAACCTCTTAATAAGCCTGAGAGTCTAAAAGTAATTCCAAATCAACTTAAAAATCCCAATAAACCCAATATTTATAACAGTTCGCAATCTCAAGCAAATCTCACAAATCAAAATACAAAGAGTAAACCATCAGAACATTTCAACAAAGATAAAAAAACTTTCCGAAATAACACAATCCCACCTATCAAAACTCCGGCAAAACCGCCTATTCAACTTATTGCAAAGCCTAAAAATATAAATAATAATCTTAAATCTAATGAATCTTCCAAGAACATCCCCAATTCAGGAGATAAAAGAGAACTATCACTCAAACCTGATCAAAATAGGAACAAACCTAAACCAAAAAATTCTAATAATAGAAGAAACACCCCTGAGCTAGTAGGTGCCCCGATAAGAAGAGACGATCCTAATAAGCAAAATAACAAGCAAAACATTACTTTTAAACAAACTGTCTCCAACAGACCTGGTACTCCAAACAGACCTGGTACTCCAAACAGACCTGGCATGCCCAATAGGCCTGGATTAAGAAACAAACCAACAGATCAAGGCAGACCTGGCTCATTTAACAGACAAGCCAATCCAAATAGAGCTGGTGCTCCAAACAGACCTGGCATGCCCAATAGGCCTGGATTAAGAAACAAACCAACAGATCAAGGCAGACCTGGCTCATTTAATAGACAAGCAAATCCAAATAGAGCTGGTGCTCCAAACAGACCTGGCATGCCCAATAGGCCTGGCTCAAGATTTAATAGTCAAAAGTCCACTGGGATTAGGAAACCAGTATCGCCTAATGAACTTTTACAACTTCAAAAAACTAATAAATCTGAAAAAGATACACTAGCTAAAACAAATAACCAAAAACAAAATATTGAGTCGCCTAAACAAAAGGCAAAAGCTCCTGCTAGTCGTCCAAATGCTGTCCCGAGTTCCAAAAAACCCCCTCATAGACCATTTTCAAACAGTTCAAAAAAACCAGGACGGAAAGATTGGGATGATAGTGCAAAACTAGAAGCACTAAGAAATAAAAATCCCCAGAAACAAAGGCAGAAAGTTCATATTATCGGAGAGAATGATGATTCATTAACATCTGAAACCAGTGGATATTCAGGCGAAAAAATTTCAATATTATCAGCTAGTTTGGCACGTCCAAAGAAAGAAAAATCTGAAGAATCTAAGTCTCATAAATCTACAAAACAATTCAAGAAAAAGAAAAAAGAGACCACAAGGCAAAGACAGAAAAGAAGAGCAATGGAATTAAAGGCTGCCAAAGAGGCCAAACAAGTCAGGCCTGAAATGATAATAGTTCCCGAAGATAATTTAACGGTTCAAGAATTAGCTGATAAATTAAGTCTTGAAAGTTCTGAAATAATCAAATCTCTTTTCTTTAAAGGAATAACAGCAACTGTAACTCAATCACTTGACTTAGCAACTATTGAAACAGTAGCAGAAGAATTTGGGGTACCTGTTTTGCAAGATGATATCCAAGAGGCCGCAGAGAAAACAGTAGATATGATTGAATCTGATGATTTCGATAGTCTAATAAAAAGACCGCCTGTTATTACAGTAATGGGTCATGTAGATCATGGGAAAACAAGTCTTCTAGATTCCATCAGAGAATCAAGAGTAGCATCTGGAGAAGCAGGAGGGATCACTCAACATATAGGCGCCTATCAAGTTGAATTTAAACACGAATCTAAAAAGAAAAAATTGACTTTTCTTGATACTCCTGGTCATGAAGCCTTTACAGCAATGAGAGCAAGGGGCACAAAAGTTACTGATGTGGCAGTACTTGTAGTAGCAGCAGATGATGGCTGCAGACCTCAAACACTGGAGGCTATTAGTCATGCAAGAGCTGCAAAAGTACCAATTGTTGTTGCAATAAATAAAATTGATAAAGAAGGGGCATCTCCAGAAAGAGTCAAGCAGGAACTATCAGAAAAAGATTTAATTGCTGAAGATTGGGGAGGAGATACAGTGATGGTTCCAGTAAGTGCGATAAAAAAACAAAATATTGATAAATTGCTCGAAATGATTCTACTAGTTTCAGAAGTAGAAGATTTACAAGCTAACCCTGACAGATCGGCCAAAGGAACCGTTATTGAAGCTCACCTAGATAAAGCCAAAGGGCCTGTTGCTACTTTGTTAGTACAAAATGGAACCTTAAAATCTGGGGATGTTTTGGCTGCAGGTTCAGTCCTTGGAAAAATTAGAGCAATGGTTGATGAACATGGCAATAGAATCAAAGAAGCAGGACCATCATTCCCAGTGGAAGCATTAGGATTCAGTGAAGTACCAACAGCAGGAGATGAATTTGAAGTCTACCCTGATGAGAAAACTGCTAGAGCTATTGTCGGAGACAGAGCCACAGATGCTAGAGCAACAAAATTAGCTCAGCAAATGGCCTCTAGAAGAGTTACCCTATCTTCCTTATCAACTCAAGCAAATGATGGAGAATTAAAAGAGTTAAACTTAATTCTCAAAGCTGATGTTCAAGGTAGTGTAGAAGCGATATTGGGATCACTAGAACAATTACCAAAAAATGAAGTTCAAGTCAGAGTTCTACTTTCTGCTCCGGGAGAAATAACTGAGACAGATATAGATCTCGCAGCTGCATCAGGCTCAGTAATCATTGGATTTAACACCTCATTGGCATCTGGAGCGAAGAGAGCAGCTGATGCGAATGATGTTGACATAAGAGAATATGAAGTAATCTATAAACTCTTAGAAGACATTCAGCTGGCTATGGAAGGTCTACTTGAGCCTGATCTTGTCGAAGAATCATTAGGCAAAGCCGAAGTTCGAGCAACTTTCGCAGTTGGTAAAGGAGCTATCGCAGGTTGTTATATACAAACTGGTAAATTACAACGGAATTGTTCTCTTAGAGTTATTAGATCGGATAAAGTAATTTTTGAGGGTAATTTAGACTCACTAAAAAGGTCTAAAGATGATGTTAAAGAAGTAAATACAGGATTTGAATGTGGAGTTGGTTGTGATAAATTCTCTTCTTGGACTGAAGGCGACATAATCGAAGCATTCAAATTTGTTACTAAAAAGAGAACATTAACGCAATAACTAAGTATTTAATTCGTTAGTCTTTATTCCTATCAAAAAATAATAGAGTAGGGAACAGTATACAAGCACCCAATTGTATAAAAAGGTTATTTTGCTGTAATTCACTGCCACTCGAAATTTTGGAAAGCATTATTAGAAGGCCCAAAAATGCAGAACCACTAAAAGCTATCCACAATATTCTCCTTAATCCCTTGAAGGGAGTCTGGGTTTCCTTTAATAATTTCTTTTTTAATTCAGGATCTATTTTTGACATAAATACTTGCAATCATAAACTTAAGTCTATATAAAAATATTAATATTTTAATTAAGCCGATATAGCTCAGCGGCAGAGCAACTGTCTCGTAAACAGTAGGTCATTGGTTCAATTCCAATTATCGGCATTTACAAAGCAAATTTAAAACTATAATTAACCATATACAATTATATATGTAAATAATACTTGAAAAGCATGGAAATTAATATTAATAAAGTAAATAATCCATATATACTAGATTGTTATTAACAAACTGTATAAAGTAATGAAATCTGTTAATAGTTGGAATTTAACTAATAATAAACTTCATCAATTATTCAAAGAAAATAACGAATTTATTTCAATTAAAGTCCGAGGTAATACTTGGGAGCCAATAACAAGATGGCTAAGATTTGATTCAAGAATATTTAGAGAAACTACTAGCAAAGCAAGAATAAATTTATACGATATTGAGTCTCTAGCAGAAATTTATAACTATAGATCAGTTAGATGGAAAGCAAAAAAATTAACTCCTTTACCCACTAAGCTAATTCCAAAATCTCTAAAAAATATTTTTCGCAAAATACCAATAGTAAAAGAACTTGCCTACGAGCTCGAAATAGTTTTTTATAAATATAGTGAAAATGTTTCCCAACATTTAATATCAATAGTAATTCCTGCAAGAAATGAAGCTGGTAATAAAGAACTTTTAATTAATGCTTTAAATAAATTCAAAAATATACCCAATAAATTAGAAATTATTTTTGTTGAAGGTAACAGCAATGATAATACATATGAGATTTTGAAAGAGTTAAAAGAAAATTTCTCAAATTTCTTCAAGATATCTCTTTTACAACAAACTTCTAAAGGAAAGAAAAATGCAGTTGTAGAGGGATTTAATATTTCTTCAGGTGAAACCCTAGCCATAATTGATAGTGATTTTACTGTAGATATTGATGACAGTATTGCAGCAATTATGGAATCAACCAAAAATAAAAATATCCTAATTAATTGCGCCCGCACAACTTTTCCAATGGAAAAAGATGCGATGAGATGGGCAAATTATATAGGCAATAGACTCTTTGCAATATTTCTATCAATTCTCATAAATAAGCCTGTATCAGATTCACTCTGTGGAACAAAAGTTTTTTCAAGAAAATTCTTTAAACTTATGAAACAAAACGGAAGTTGGGATTCCAAGTCTGACCCATTTGGAGACTTTACAATAATTTTTGAAGCTGCAAACAATAATATTAAAATACTAAATTATCCTGTTAGATATTACGCTAGGAAATCTGGAGCACCTAATATATCTAGATGGATAGATGGATTAAAACTTCTCAAAGTATGCTGGATTTATATGATTTCTGATATTTGAATTTAATTAAATTTTCGTTAGTATTTTCTAGGGATTTTTAATTTCTCCAAATTAGTAATAAAATAGTTAGATTCTTAAAGAAAATAAATTCATTAAATTTCATGACATGAATTTTAATTTGAAGTTGAAAAAATTAAATAAAAAAAGTTACCACAGAAATCACTATGGAAAAATCCTAACTGTAAGATTGCCATGTAATCCGATATTTCCAATAGGACCTATTTATTTAGCAGACCATATTCATAAATGTTTTCCAAATATAGAGCAACAATTTATTGATCTAGCAATAATTCCATCTAATAAAGTTTCCAAATATTTATCGAGAAAAATTGATCAATTTAGACCTCATCTAATCATTTTTTCATGGAGAGATATACAAATTTATGCACCTGTTGATGGCAGAAGTGGAAATCCCCTACAAAACTCTTTTGAGGTTTTCTACTCAAAAAATATCCTTAAAAAAATCAGGGGTTCTTGGGGAGGATTAAAATTAATTGCATCTCATTATGGAGAAATATATAGAAATACTGCTTTAGTCAAAATGGGTCTAAAAAGAGCACAAAAATACAACAAAGATGTAACTGTAATTTTAGGAGGCGGAGCAGTTAGTGTCTTCTATGAACAATTAGGCAATCTACTTCCAAAAGGAACTGTAATTTCAGTTGGAGAGGGAGAAAATCTAATAGAGAAAATTATTAGGGGAGATTCTATAGAGGAAGAAAGATGTTATTTTGCTGGACAAAAACCTCGGAACAAATTAATACATGAACAACCTTCAGGCACTATTAAAACTGCCTGCAACTATAAATATATCAAATCAATATGGCCTGAATTCAATTGGTATATAGAAGGTGGAGATTACTATGTAGGGGTGCAAACAAAAAGAGGTTGTCCTCATAATTGTTGTTTCTGTGTTTATACAGTTGTGGAGGGGAAGCAGGTTCGCGTGAATCCTGTTAAGGAAGTGATCAAAGAAATGAAGCAATTGTATGATCTTGGAGTGAGGGGATTTTGGTTCACAGATGCACAGTTTATTCCAGCCAAAAAACATATTGAAGATGCAAAAATACTTTTGCAAGCTATTAAGGATCAAGGCTGGGAAGATATTAATTGGGCTGCATACATCAGAGCAGATAATATTGATGCTGAGCTAGCTCAGCTTATGGTGGATACAGGTATGAGCTATTTTGAAATAGGTATCACCTCAGGATCTCAAGAACTTGTTAGAAAAATGAGATTAGCATATGACCTTGAAACAGTATTAAATAATTGCAGAATGCTAGTCGAATCAGGTTTCAAGAACCATGTTTCAGTCAATTATTCATTTAATGTTTTTGATGAAACGCCAAGCACCATTAGACAAACAATTGCTTACCATAGAGAATTAGAAAAAATTTTTGGTAAAGGCTTAGTTGATCCAGCTATATTCTTTATAGGTTTGGAACCTCACACTCTTCTTGAGAAGTACGCCTTAGATCATAAAATTTTGAAGCCGAATTATAATCCAATGAGTATGATGCCCTGGACAGCGAGAAAACTTCTGTGGAATCCAGGCTCATTAGGGAAAAAACTTGGTCAGGTTTGCTTAGAAGCTTTTGATAATCAAGAAGATGAATTTGGTAAAACAGTTATCAACATTCTTGAGAGAGAATATGGAAAGTCATCCTTAAAAGAATCCTTAAAAGTCCGTCCCTTGTCAGAACGGAAATTAGCTCATTCTAAATAATAAATTCAACCGTTATTAATTAATCCTCTTTCTCAATTGAACTAGAAATTCCTTTCGATTTTAATGATTCTGAGTAGAATTCTGCTGGCTCTAAATCACAAACAATTACCAAACCTACACCCGTATTGTGTGCCTCTAGCATTATGGCAATAGCATCTTGTTCGCTTAATTGCGGCACAACTTCTCGTAGAGAAATAGTGACATACTCCATAGAATTAACTGGGTCATTATGAAGTAAAACCCTATATTTTGGAGATTTATTTTTTAATTCAGCAGGTTTCTTTTCAATCACTGCTGAATTATTACTTACACTTTGTTCTAACTTTATAGATAACATTAAATTTTCTAGAATCTAGATAGTACTAATAATTATATATTAATTATTCTTTCCATT is a window encoding:
- a CDS encoding trypsin-like peptidase domain-containing protein — translated: MKFLKIKLINLIQIFIIVCFCLVNFSQRAEVLALTSSDSHNFVSSAVRNVGPAVVKIDTERFVERQQFDPTLLDPLLRDLLGEQGITPERERGQGSGVIINENGLVLTNAHVVDRVDDVLVTLADGSICDGQVLGTDAVTDLALVKIEESTFSSFAPLGNSEDLQVGDWAIALGTPYGLEKTVTLGIVSSLHRDINSLGFSDKRLDLIQTDAAINPGNSGGPLINSNGEVIGINTLVRSGPGAGLGFAIPINLAKSVSDQLLNNGEVIHPYLGVQLISLNPRIAKEHNQDPNSLVQLPERNGALIQSVIPNSPAEKAGLRRGDLVIAAENISIEEPKALLDEVEKAQIGKVFLLNVLRDNKEIKINIKPEPLPGLT
- the rimP gene encoding ribosome maturation factor RimP, which produces MNKEQKSRLENLLEKVANVLDYKICSVNLQTNQNPIVIKIIIKKTNGDDISLDDCALFNTPASEEIENSNLLKCSYVLEISSQGVSDELTSERDFKTFKGFPVNVELNQKNSKIKFLNGLLYEKSKDYLAINIKGKIKKIPFNEVLKISLCTLKD
- the nusA gene encoding transcription termination factor NusA, which produces MALVILPGLNNLIEDISEEKKLPPNIVELALREALLKGYEKYRKTFYIGVVEDPFDEEYFNNFDVGLDLDEEGYRVLSSKIIVEEVESEDHQISLAEVKQVAEDAQIGDTVVLDVTPEKEDFGRMAASTTKQVLAQKLRDQQRKMIQEEFADLEDPVLTARVIRFERQSVIMGVSSGIGRPEVEAELPKRDQLPNDNYRANATFKVFLKEVSEIARKGPQLFVSRANAGLVVYLFENEVPEIQEGTVKIVAVSREANPPSRGVGPRTKVAVDSVEQEVDPVGACIGARGARIQQVVNELRGEKIDVIKWSSDPIQYILNSLSPAKVDQVRLVDPAGQHAHVLVPPDQLSLAIGREGQNVRLAARLTGWKIDVKNSHEYDQKAEDAAVSELIIQREDEENLQREAELRLEAEQAERAAEDARLRELYPLPEDDQEYEEEEQYGEGDLSDNDQLETLQDSEIAAKEERKR
- a CDS encoding YlxR family protein — protein: MIQQRPVLRICISCRKTYDRKNLLKITKDHKQGIMFHKGMGRSAYICKSNKCYSDSKIKKKLQKALKTFLEPQFIEIFEKEITSYNDYPIEGI
- the infB gene encoding translation initiation factor IF-2 — its product is MTISDKIRIYELSRDLNLENKDILDAAQKLSISVKSHSSSISVEEAKKIKNLINKKNSDKQILSINKPSNKKDNYKQNKEDKSPVISSVKGKPLKDNSNKKQLLNKPLNKPESLKVIPNQLKNPNKPNIYNSSQSQANLTNQNTKSKPSEHFNKDKKTFRNNTIPPIKTPAKPPIQLIAKPKNINNNLKSNESSKNIPNSGDKRELSLKPDQNRNKPKPKNSNNRRNTPELVGAPIRRDDPNKQNNKQNITFKQTVSNRPGTPNRPGTPNRPGMPNRPGLRNKPTDQGRPGSFNRQANPNRAGAPNRPGMPNRPGLRNKPTDQGRPGSFNRQANPNRAGAPNRPGMPNRPGSRFNSQKSTGIRKPVSPNELLQLQKTNKSEKDTLAKTNNQKQNIESPKQKAKAPASRPNAVPSSKKPPHRPFSNSSKKPGRKDWDDSAKLEALRNKNPQKQRQKVHIIGENDDSLTSETSGYSGEKISILSASLARPKKEKSEESKSHKSTKQFKKKKKETTRQRQKRRAMELKAAKEAKQVRPEMIIVPEDNLTVQELADKLSLESSEIIKSLFFKGITATVTQSLDLATIETVAEEFGVPVLQDDIQEAAEKTVDMIESDDFDSLIKRPPVITVMGHVDHGKTSLLDSIRESRVASGEAGGITQHIGAYQVEFKHESKKKKLTFLDTPGHEAFTAMRARGTKVTDVAVLVVAADDGCRPQTLEAISHARAAKVPIVVAINKIDKEGASPERVKQELSEKDLIAEDWGGDTVMVPVSAIKKQNIDKLLEMILLVSEVEDLQANPDRSAKGTVIEAHLDKAKGPVATLLVQNGTLKSGDVLAAGSVLGKIRAMVDEHGNRIKEAGPSFPVEALGFSEVPTAGDEFEVYPDEKTARAIVGDRATDARATKLAQQMASRRVTLSSLSTQANDGELKELNLILKADVQGSVEAILGSLEQLPKNEVQVRVLLSAPGEITETDIDLAAASGSVIIGFNTSLASGAKRAADANDVDIREYEVIYKLLEDIQLAMEGLLEPDLVEESLGKAEVRATFAVGKGAIAGCYIQTGKLQRNCSLRVIRSDKVIFEGNLDSLKRSKDDVKEVNTGFECGVGCDKFSSWTEGDIIEAFKFVTKKRTLTQ
- a CDS encoding DUF3493 domain-containing protein, with protein sequence MSKIDPELKKKLLKETQTPFKGLRRILWIAFSGSAFLGLLIMLSKISSGSELQQNNLFIQLGACILFPTLLFFDRNKD
- a CDS encoding glycosyltransferase family 2 protein yields the protein MKSVNSWNLTNNKLHQLFKENNEFISIKVRGNTWEPITRWLRFDSRIFRETTSKARINLYDIESLAEIYNYRSVRWKAKKLTPLPTKLIPKSLKNIFRKIPIVKELAYELEIVFYKYSENVSQHLISIVIPARNEAGNKELLINALNKFKNIPNKLEIIFVEGNSNDNTYEILKELKENFSNFFKISLLQQTSKGKKNAVVEGFNISSGETLAIIDSDFTVDIDDSIAAIMESTKNKNILINCARTTFPMEKDAMRWANYIGNRLFAIFLSILINKPVSDSLCGTKVFSRKFFKLMKQNGSWDSKSDPFGDFTIIFEAANNNIKILNYPVRYYARKSGAPNISRWIDGLKLLKVCWIYMISDI
- a CDS encoding photosystem II high light acclimation radical SAM protein; this translates as MNFNLKLKKLNKKSYHRNHYGKILTVRLPCNPIFPIGPIYLADHIHKCFPNIEQQFIDLAIIPSNKVSKYLSRKIDQFRPHLIIFSWRDIQIYAPVDGRSGNPLQNSFEVFYSKNILKKIRGSWGGLKLIASHYGEIYRNTALVKMGLKRAQKYNKDVTVILGGGAVSVFYEQLGNLLPKGTVISVGEGENLIEKIIRGDSIEEERCYFAGQKPRNKLIHEQPSGTIKTACNYKYIKSIWPEFNWYIEGGDYYVGVQTKRGCPHNCCFCVYTVVEGKQVRVNPVKEVIKEMKQLYDLGVRGFWFTDAQFIPAKKHIEDAKILLQAIKDQGWEDINWAAYIRADNIDAELAQLMVDTGMSYFEIGITSGSQELVRKMRLAYDLETVLNNCRMLVESGFKNHVSVNYSFNVFDETPSTIRQTIAYHRELEKIFGKGLVDPAIFFIGLEPHTLLEKYALDHKILKPNYNPMSMMPWTARKLLWNPGSLGKKLGQVCLEAFDNQEDEFGKTVINILEREYGKSSLKESLKVRPLSERKLAHSK
- the clpS gene encoding ATP-dependent Clp protease adapter ClpS gives rise to the protein MLSIKLEQSVSNNSAVIEKKPAELKNKSPKYRVLLHNDPVNSMEYVTISLREVVPQLSEQDAIAIMLEAHNTGVGLVIVCDLEPAEFYSESLKSKGISSSIEKED